From a region of the Cucumis sativus cultivar 9930 chromosome 6, Cucumber_9930_V3, whole genome shotgun sequence genome:
- the LOC101204361 gene encoding replication factor C subunit 1, producing the protein MGDIRKWFMKAHDKDNGSGSKKAKPAPSSLEKSASAGKTGPSGGESAGRQITSKYFASEKQEAKDAEETEVLPIIRKSPRDTKESPAKRKFQKYNEESPKASPLKKSNKVDDNDDDAVLSSSKKNMSEVTPNKKLKSGSGKGITQKPVEIEASDDEETKGTDSSLKPSGRGRGGKGSSAATIGGRGRGGGRGGFMNFGERKDPPHKGEKEVPEGAPDCLAGLTFVISGTLDSLEREEAEDLIKRHGGRVTGSVSKKTNYLLCDEDIGGRKSSKAKELGTGFLTEDGLFDMIRASGKKAPPRQDPKKSVVKSEESPTKKNFQKVQAKSHKDLAAGASPAKQKSGTAEFSNLTWTEKYRPKVPNDIIGNQSLVKQLHDWLAHWNENFLDVGSKKKVKKASDSGAKKAVLLCGGPGIGKTTSAKLVSQMLGFEAIEVNASDNRGKSDAKIQKGIGGSNANSIKELISNESLHFKMNQPKHHKTVLIMDEVDGMSAGDRGGVADLIASIKMSKIPIICICNDRYSQKLKSLVNYCLILSFRKPTKQQMAKRLVQVANAEGLQVNEIALEELAERVNGDMRMALNQLQYLSLSMSVIKYDDIRQRLLSSKKDEDISPFTAVDKLFGFNSGKLRMDERIDLSMSDLDLVPLLIQENYINYRPSAVSKDDTGIKRMDLIARAAESIADGDIINVQIRRHRQWQLSQSSCVASCIIPASLLHGQRETLEQYERNFNRFGAWLGKNSTFGKNMRLLEDLHVHILASRESCSGREHLRVENLTLFLKRLTEPLHTLPKDEAVKTVVEFMSLYSISQEDFDTVLELSKFQGRKNPLDGVAPAVKAALTKAYKEASKTHMVRAADLIALPGMKKAPKKRIAAILEPTEDTVEGAGGETLVESDDENSVDNEGEENSTNGQKLQLELQSLNKKGMQVQLDLKGVEDSSAKKSGGRGKGGRTSQASEKKGGRGSGSATKRKR; encoded by the exons ATG GGGGATATTAGAAAATGGTTCATGAAAGCACACGACAAAGATAACGGCAGTGGGTCAAAGAAAGCAAAACCTGCTCCAAGCAGCTTAGAGAAATCCGCTTCAGCTGGAAAAACA GGACCGAGTGGTGGAGAAAGTGCTGGCAGACAGATAACTAGCAAATATTTTGCATCAGAAAAGCAGGAGGCCAAGGATGCAGAAGAAACAGAGGTACTCCCGATCATACGGAAGTCCCCACGGGATACTAAGGAATCACCAGCCAAAAGAAAGTTTCAAAAGTATAACGAGGAATCACCGAAAGCTTcacctttaaaaaaatcaaacaaagttGATGACAATGATGATGATGCTGTTCTTTCTAGTTCTAAAAAGAACATGTCTGAAGTCACTCCCAACAAAAAGTTGAAGAGTGGTTCTGGAAAGGGAATTACACAGAAACCTGTTGAAATTGAAGCGAGTGATGATGAGGAAACTAAGGGCACCGATTCTTCTCTAAAGCCCAGTGGAAGGGGTAGGGGTGGAAAAGGTTCGTCTGCTGCAACCATTGGTGGTAGAGGCAGAGGTGGTGGGCGGGGTGGATTTATGAATTTTGGGGAAAGGAAAGATCCTCCACACAAAGGGGAAAAG GAAGTCCCTGAAGGTGCTCCGGACTGTTTAGCTGGTTTAACTTTTGTAATTAGTGGAACCCTTGACAG TCTGGAACGagaagaagcagaagattTGATTAAACGCCATGGTGGCCGAGTAACTGGATCTGTCAGCAAAAAAACA AATTATCTACTATGTGATGAAGATATCGGTGGCCGAAAATCTTCCAAAGCAAAAGAGCTGgg AACTGGTTTTCTCACTGAGGATGGCTTGTTTGACATGATCCGTGCATCTGGCAAAAAAGCTCCTCCAAGGCAAGATCCTAAAAAATCTGTGGTTAAATCTGAGGAATCTCCGACAAAGAAAAATTTCCAGAAAGTGCAAGCAAAAT CCCACAAAGATTTGGCTGCTGGTGCTTCACCTGCTAAGCAAAAAAGTGGAACTGCTGAATTCTCTAACCTAACATGGACAGAAAAATATAGGCCAAAGGTTCCAAATGACATTATAGGGAATCAGTCACTG GTCAAGCAACTTCATGATTGGTTGGCACATTGGAACGAAAACTTCCTAGATGTTGGAAGCAAAAAGAAGGTTAAAAAGGCCAGTGATTCTGGTGCGAAAAAAGCTGTCTTGTTATGTGGAGGTCCTGGCATAGGTAAAACTACATCGGCTAAGTTAGTTAGCCAGATGCTTGGTTTTGAGGCTATAGAG GTTAATGCCAGCGACAATAGGGGTAAATCAGATGCCAAAATTCAAAAGGGAATTGGTGGAAGCAATGCAAATTCTATAAAGGAGCTTATCAGCAATGAATCACttcatttcaaaatgaatCA GCCAAAACATCACAAAACTGTGTTGATCATGGATGAGGTAGATGGAATGTCTGCTGGAGATAGGGGTGGGGTTGCCGATCTGATTGCGAGTATTAAGATGTCCAAAATTCCAATTATCTGCATCTGTAATGACCGTTACAGCCAGAAACTGAAAAGCCTCGTGAACTATTGTCTTATTCTCAGCTTTAGGAAACCTACAAAACAACAG ATGGCAAAAAGATTAGTTCAAGTTGCAAATGCAGAAGGCCTTCAAGTTAATGAG ATTGCTCTTGAGGAACTTGCAGAAAGAGTAAATGGGGATATGCGTATGGCACTAAATCAGTTGCAGTACCTGAGTCTTTCTATGTCAGTTATTAAATATGATGATATTCGGCAACGGCTTCTGAGCAGTAAGAAAGATGAAGACATCTCACCATTCACTGCTGTTGACAA GCTGTTTGGTTTTAATTCTGGGAAGTTGAGGATGGATGAAAGGATTGATCTCAGCATGAGTGATCTTGATCTAGTCCCTCTTCTTATTCAG gaaaattatattaattatagacCAAGTGCTGTTAGCAAGGATGACACTGGGATCAAACGGATGGATTTGATCGCTCGTGCAGCTGAATCTATTGCAGATGGGGATATAATCAATGTACAGATTCGAAGGCATCGACAGTGGCAACTTTCTCAAAGTAGTTGTGTTGCTTCTTGTATAATCCC AGCTTCGTTATTGCATGGACAAAGAGAAACGCTTGAGCAG TATGAGCGTAATTTTAATAGATTTGGTGCATGGCTGggaaaaaattcaacatttggaaAAAATATGAGGCTTCTGGAGGATTTGCATGTTCACATTCTTGCTTCACGGGAATCCTGTTCAGGGAG GGAACACCTACGAGTTGAGAACCTTACTCTCTTTCTAAAGAGGTTGACTGAACCACTGCACACGCTGCCTAAG GATGAGGCTGTTAAAACGGTGGTTGAATTTATGAGTCTATACTCAATCAGTCAAGAGGATTTTGATACTGTTCTTGAGTTGTCAAAATTTCAG GGTCGTAAGAATCCACTAGATGGAGTTGCCCCTGCAGTCAAAGCTGCTCTAACCAAGGCATACAAAGAAGCAAGCAAGACACACATGGTGCGGGCTGCAGATCTTATTGCACTTCCTGGAATGAAAAAAGCCCCTAAGAAGCGAATTGCAGCAATTCTAGAACCTACTGAGGATACAGTTGAAGGTGCTGGGGGAGAGACATTGGTGGAAAGTGATGATGAAAACTCTGTGGACAACGAGGGCGAAG AAAATTCCACAAATGGCCAGAAGCTGCAATTGGAACTTCAAAGCTTGAATAAGAAAG GAATGCAAGTGCAATTGGATTTGAAGGGTGTGGAAGATTCAAGCGCCAAGAAATCCGGTGGCAGAGGAAAAGGAGGTAGAACTTCTCAAGCTTCAGAGAAGAAAGGTGGTCGAGGTTCAGGATCTGCCACAAAGAGGAAAAGATGA
- the LOC101204606 gene encoding dr1-associated corepressor codes for MKKKLDTRFPAARIKKIMQADEDVGKIAMAVPLLVSKALELFLQNLCNRTYEITLKRGARTLNSLHLKQCIQTFNVFDFLRDVVGKVPDLGGSDAVEDRHISKRRKVADEDGGNDSDEESKRSKMTEAGHCISGRGRGRGRGRGRGRSSRHLEKDTAIHYDNFEDDLEIPDHLDDDLHKTEPDNGVAEARVENDNTLVDKALEPSVRNFDLNVNLDEDGDSTSIPVAASTGSPVKPPTDSKHDEYPGWSVAEMEKMAIDPIQLANINETIDDEEDYDEEG; via the exons ATGAAGAAGAAGCTCGATACCCGTTTTCCGGCA GCTCGGATTAAGAAGATAATGCAGGCCGATGAAGATGTAGGGAAGATAGCTATGGCAGTCCCACTTTTAGTCT CAAAGGCACTGGaactatttttacaaaatttatgtaaCAGAACGTATGAGATTACTCTGAAGAGGGGGGCTAGGACATTGAACTCTTTGCACTT AAAGCAATGTATTCAGACGTTTAATGTTTTTGATTTCTTGAGGGATGTTGTGGGCAAGGTCCCTGATTTAGGTGGCTCTGATGCTGTGGAGGACCGGCATATTTCCAAAAGAAG GAAAGTTGCAGATGAAGATGGTGGCAACGATAGTGATGAAGAATCCAAAAGGAGTAAGATG ACAGAAGCTGGGCATTGCATTAGTGGCCGAGGAAGAGGTAGGGGCAGAGGTAGAGGTCGTGGGCGTAGTAGTAGACACTTGGAGAAGGATACAGCCATACATTATGATAACTTCGAGGATGATTTGGAAATCCCTGATCATCTCGATGATGACCTCCACAAAACTGAGCCTGACAATGGTGTAGCAGAAGCTCGAGTAGAGAACGATAATACTCTGGTTGACAAAGCTTTAGAACCATCAGTTCGAAACTTTGACTTGAACGTAAACTTGGACGAAGATGGTGATTCAACTTCAATTCCAGTGGCTGCTTCTACAGGTTCACCAGTAAAGCCCCCTACCGATTCAAAACATGATGAATACCCTGGTTGGTCAGTGGCTGAAATGGAAAAGATGGCTATTGATCCAATTCAACTAGCGAATATAAATGAGACTATAGACGATGAGGAAGATTATGACGAAGAGGGTTAG